ACCAGAAGCTACAAGAGGCAAGGAAAGGATTTTCCCCTAGAATCCTTGTAGCAGAATATTGCTCTGATGACAGCCTCATACTAACTTGAGGCCTTCATAACTATGAGTAaaaaaaatgtctgttgtttttaaCCACCAAGTTTGTGGAGATGTTACAGCAActacagaaaactaatacaggtGACCTGGAGTAAGGTTTTAGCAGTGAAAAAAGCTGGAAATGATCGGATTCACAACAAATTTTTGCAGATAGTATCAGCAGGACTAGATGATGTAGTTAAGGATGATTCTGAGGTTTTTGTTCTGAACAAGTGGGTGAACGATGGTAACATTTACtgggaacctgggtctcttgcattgcaagtggacttttttaccgtttgagccaccagggaagccctttaaagcCAAGGGGCCAAATAAatcaaacaagaagaaaaaagtccAGAAGAGAGAGGACTTGGTCCACGGAAAGACCCCAAGCTGATTCTCTGAAGAGGATCCAACAAAGGAAGGGAAGAGCCAGTGAGGAGGGAGGAAAACCAGGTGTGTGTGAAGTCACAGAAGCTAAACTTCTGTGAGGGGACAGGGGTCATGGAGGGAAATATCTACATTGTCAGATATTGCTTTAAGGGTAGAGaagcagagatggagaaggaaatggcaacccactccagtattcttgcatggagaatcccagggacagaggaacctggtgggctgccgtctgtggggtcgcacagattggacaggactgaagcgacttagcagcagcagcagcagcagagaagcagAGAACAGACCACTGCCTTTAACAAAGTGACTGCCCCGGGTGACATTGACATAAGCCGTTCAGTGGCTTGGAAGACAGAAAAGCTCCATTGGAGTCAACTGAAGAGAGAACGGAAGTgcggaatcagttcagttcagtcgctcagtcgtgtccgactctttgtgaccccatgaatcgaagcacgccaggcctccctgtccatcacaaactcccggagttcactcagactcacgtccatcgacttagtgatgccatccagccatctcatcctctggcgtccccttctcctcctgcccccaatccctcccagcatcacagtcttttccaatgagtcaactcttcgcatgaggtgcccaaagtactggagtttcagctttagcatcattccttccaaataaatcccagggctgatctccttcagaatggactggttggatctccttgcagtccaagggactctcaagagtcttctccaacaccacagttcaaaagcatcaattcttgcagtgctcagccttcttcacagtccaactctcacatctatacataaccacaggaaaaaccatagccttgactagatggacctttgttggcaaactaatgtctctgcttttgaatatgctatctaggttggtcataactttccttccaaggagtaagcgccttttaatttcatggctgcagtcaccatctgtagtgattttggagccccaaaaaataaagtctgacactgtttccactgtttccccatctatttcccatgaagtgatgggaccagatgccatgatcttcgttttctgaatgttgagctttaagccaactttttcactctcctctttcactttcatcaagaggctttttagttcctcttcactttctgccataagggtggtgtcatctgcatatctgaggttattgatatttctcccggcaatcttgattccagtccaCAGCAAATCTGGGCAACTTTTCAGATGACTTCTGTAGTGCgtgcgtgttcagtcacttcagtcatgtctgactctgtgcgaccccatggattgcaggctaccaggctcctctgtccatgggattctccaggcaagaatagtggagtgggttgccattcccttctccaggtcacTTCTGTCGGAGAACAGGGAATTGGGAGGGAGAATAAAAGATAAACTACGAAGTAGGAACAGTTGCAGAGGCCACATCCCTGGGCTGTTTGAAGGGGCTGGGGTCGGCGCACGGGAGGAGGGCCTATGAACTCCATTTCCCTAAGCCTTCGGCCACCAAACACAGGAGCTCGCCGGGGCAGCGACCCTTCTATAGCCTTTGCACTGTTCAGCCAGGAGCGTGAGCAGTTTGTATGGGAACCACGGCTCCCAGCAGGCGTTGCGCTGAGTGGCCAATGCGCAGGCGCGCGCAGGCAGCCTTCgactctccccttcccccaaacCCCGGCGCCAGGTCCAGGCTGGAGTCACCGACGCGAAGGGGGACGGGTTCCTCTTAAAAGAGAAACACCGGCGGCGCGCGCGAGGTGGGCCCCTGTCCTCCCGCCGCTCTCCGGGCCTGCGCGCGACACGGGGGAGGCGCAGGCGCAGTCGGGATGAGGGCGGGTGGGGGCGCTCAGGTaaggccggggtgggggtggttcgCGGCGGGAGCTCTGGGCGGCCGGGGAGCTGCCTTAGGAATTGGTCCATCCGACGCAGTGTGAGTGTTCAGTGGGGCGGCCCAGAACGGAGTGGGGGGGTGCCCTCCagacccccgcccctccccccgccccccgccccggctcTACCCAAGTCGTCCCAACTGTGAGGAGCTCTTCCAGTGCAAACGACTTCTTCCCTCATTTACCAGTAAAGACTCAGGCCTTTTTCAATATAAAACTGTTACCTTACCCTTTACCCCGCTCTAGTTGAAATTTTCTTACCCCATAGCTCCAGTTCTGCACTTCAGTGTGCCGGGTATCAGGCCATTCTGACTTTGATGCTGTCCCCTTACCTCCCACCCCCACGATACCCACCGCCTAGCACTAGTTTACACGCCCTGACAGGTAAGCAGATGTGGTTTGGACCCGGTGGTGGCGAATGCTGTTGCAGTGGTTTGGTTCTGCCCCAGTTCaccgatgaggaaactgaggccccggcAAAGGGTGGAGTTGGGGCCTCTGGACCCGTATCCGATCAGCATCTCCTCCGGGGCCTCTGGACCCGTATCCGATCAGCATCTCCTCCACCCCGCAGGCCCTGGTACTCATGGCGGCCTCCCCTGCGGACGCGTCCCGCAGGCGGCGGGAGAAGCGGCGGCAGCTGGATGCACGCCGAAGCAAGTGCCGCATCCGCCTGGGTGGCCATATGGAACAGTGGTGCCTCCTCAAGGAGCAGCTGGGCTTCTCCTTGCACTCGCAGCTGGCCAAGTTCCTGTTGGACCGGTTAGGGCCCGGGTCAGGGGTTCTGAGGGAGGGGACCCAGGCTACGACACCCAGCACCTTACCCATCCCCTGTCCCCGACACCAAGTATAGTCCTGCTGCTCCTTCCCACTGGCAGATTTCTCATTTCAGAAGCAAGGCCAGTGTGGTTTGTGACCTCCCACGGTCTTCCCCCACCTCTTGGTTCCCAGAGGATAGAGGACCCCTTAAGTGTGTGAGTGGCTAGAACTGAGGGCAGTTGGTCACATGGGCcctcacttgacctgcctcttgtccCCCTGGCAGGTACACTTCTTCAGGCTGTGTGCTTTGTGCAGGTGGGTAGGGAATGGCTTGGGGTAGAGAATTAGGAgccagagagggaagagggggcaACAGGGAGTGGTGTGACCTAGAAATACCCTCCCTATGGGGACTGGATCAGAGGGAGCCTTGAGTGAGTTTGGGAAGAGATGGGGGGAGTTGGACAGCTGAGAGGGGCCACCTGTGGAGAAGGGAGTAGGGGGTTGGGGTACAGGGCTGTCTGAATGTGGCTTTCCAGGATGAGACGAGAGGGCCTCCCAGCTCACCCTTGACTGTTGCCTTTACTGCTCTAGGTCCTGAGCCTGTGGCCCCCAAGGGACTGCAGTATCTGGTGCTTCTATCTCACGCTCACAGCCGGGAGTGCAGCCTGGTTCCTGGGCTGCGGGGACCTGGGGGCCAAGATGGGGGGCTTGTGTGGGAGTGTTCAGCTGGCCACACCTTCTCCTGGGGCCCCTCTTCAGGCCCCAAATCTCCAGAGGAGCCAAATCTGACCCCTCTTCCAAGTACTGATGAGAGGAGCTGGTGCCCAGAGGCCAAGAGTGGGCAGGAGCCTGCAGGTaggctgggggaaaaaagagttaTGGAGGAAAAAAGAGGGGAACTCAGAACCCTATTCTGTAACTCAGAATCCCATTCTTCAAAAATTATCCTTTCTCAGTGGAAAAACTCTGCTGATAAGGAAATATATCCTCAATATATTTTTAGGTATGAAAAGCAGAATACAGAATTGGATGTATTGTATGTTACCACTGGtggataaataagagaaaaaaggaatttatttGTATGTACTTATGAATGTATAAAAATTTCTGGAAGGGCATATAGGAAAACAGGTTACCTATAGGAAGACTGAGGTGGCTggaatacagattggaaaggaGACTTTTCACAGTGTACCTTTttatacttgtttctttttttgggccATGTGAAATGTACCATGTCTAAAATCAAACAATCCCTCCCACTCCAGTAGCCTGTtccccctcttccttcttcctaagAGTCTTCCCACCACTTCAGGCCTTAGAACTTCACCTGTCCTCATCCCTCCAGTACAGAATTCCTTCCCTTTTGACCCTACCCATGCCCACAGGTTTGGAATCTAACTGTGATGAGAGGGCTCAGGAGGCCAGGATGCCCAGGTGAGTCTGGGGTTGGGGAACAGCGGGGGACAAGATAGACCTGGGTGGACAATGGAAGTGAGGGAGCAGGACTTCACACTTGCCTTCCTTGGACCTGCAGGGGGGCGGGACCCCCACCGGAGACCTTCCCATCCCTCGGAGAAGatggggaagaggaagaggaggatgaaGAGGAAATGCTCAGTGATGCTAGTCCCTGGACCTACAGCTCCTCCCCAGATGAGCAAGTTGGGGCTGAGGGAGGATTCTGAACAGAGTGGGCTAGTtgcggggcagggtgggggtggctggggcagggggctctTGGAGCTTTGCTTTGCAGACTTCAGGGAGTGGCTTGTTGGTGGAGAGGGCAGGGTAGGCTTTGGGGAAGGCAGAAAGAATTAGAGATTTTGAACTGGGTGGAAAGTGAGTTTGGGATCTTTGCAATTTAGGGATTGGGATTGGGCTGGGGCTGGCTGAGGATCCATGAGATAATGCCCTCCTCTTCATTCTCCTTTCAGCAGTGAGCCAGATGTCCCCAAACCACCCCCTTCCCCTGTCACCCATGCACTTAAGGATGGGGAGATAGCCCCGGCCCCTGCAGCTGTCCCAGCTCCTCTTGCTTCGCCATCCTCATCAGCATCCTCATTGGGTTCTGGAGCTCCCGGGCCTGTAGAAGTCAGGATCCAGCCAGAGCTCAGGGGGACCCCTCAAGCAGACCAGCAGACTGAGCCCCTGGCCAGGTAACCTGATGGCTGAGACAGAGGGCAGGGGCATCCTGGGACATGGCCCTCCCTCGAGGCCCTCTGCTCCCTCTTTGCTGCCCATAGCCCTGGGAGTCAGGCTCAATCTGCTCTGGCCTCGGCATGGGATGAGGACACTGCTCAGATTGGCCCCAAGAGAATTAGGTAGGACTGGGGAAAGAGGCCCTGGTAGggaagggtgaggagggaggtggaggagagCCTGCACAAGTCCTCCCGCTTCCTGTTCTCCTTCCTCAGGAAAGCTGCCAAAAGAGAGCTGCTGCCCTGTGACTTCCCTGGCTGCGGAAGGATCTTCTCGAACCGGCAGTATTTGAATGTGAGGATGTGAGGGGTACAGGTTGGATTCTGTGTAGCCTCAtgggtggaggaggagggctgAAGGAGAAACTGAGGTAAAGAAACCTGGGGTGTGGGGGGAATTCAGAGCCAGGGAGAGAAGGGTTGGGATGGATGTGCAGAGCTTGCCTACAGTTATAATCACTAATCCAGATGACTGGTAGATAAGGCAGGACACCAAGCCTCAGGTGCACAGCTGCTGCCACTACTGCTTGTTGCACAGGCCCTCTGTTGACCACATGGAGATAATGGTGGCATTCCTCAGGCTTTGGAGGTGCTAGTGACTGTTCTAAGTACTTGATATGTGTTGAGTCTTTTGATCTTCTCAACATTCTTGTGGAGTGGGCGCTGATACtattcttgcttttctgatgaggAAAACAAGGAACACAGAAAGATTAAGCATTGCCCAAGGCTTCTCATTAGTGTGTCCTGGTGCTAGGGTTCCTCAGTCCATTGGACTGCCTTGCTCTGCTGGCTTATGTGGGTGGTCCTGCACTAGAAGGTTAAGGAGACAGTCTTGTCCTCAGCCTTACTACAGGAGAGGTGAGGCACAGAGCGGGAAGAGTCCAAGCCCCACACTCAGCGAGAGCTGTCACAGGGTTT
The DNA window shown above is from Bos indicus x Bos taurus breed Angus x Brahman F1 hybrid chromosome 7, Bos_hybrid_MaternalHap_v2.0, whole genome shotgun sequence and carries:
- the ZNF692 gene encoding zinc finger protein 692 isoform X2, coding for MLSPYLPPPRYPPPSTSLHALTGKQMWFGPGGGECCCSGLVLPQFTDEETEAPAKGGVGASGPVSDQHLLRGLWTRIRSASPPPRRPWYSWRPPLRTRPAGGGRSGGSWMHAEASAASAWVAIWNSGASSRSSWASPCTRSWPSSCWTGPEPVAPKGLQYLVLLSHAHSRECSLVPGLRGPGGQDGGLVWECSAGHTFSWGPSSGPKSPEEPNLTPLPSTDERSWCPEAKSGQEPAGLESNCDERAQEARMPRGAGPPPETFPSLGEDGEEEEEDEEEMLSDASPWTYSSSPDDEPDVPKPPPSPVTHALKDGEIAPAPAAVPAPLASPSSSASSLGSGAPGPVEVRIQPELRGTPQADQQTEPLASPGSQAQSALASAWDEDTAQIGPKRIRKAAKRELLPCDFPGCGRIFSNRQYLNHHKKYQHIHQKSFSCPEPACGKSFNFKKHLKEHVKLHSDTRDYICEFCARSFRTSSNLVIHRRIHTGEKPLQCEICGFTCRQKASLNWHRRKHAETVAALRFPCEFCGKRFEKPDSVAAHRSKSHPALLLAPQELSGPVESCSSILASASLGASEGSRSTLAPQAPILLP
- the ZNF692 gene encoding zinc finger protein 692 isoform X3, encoding MLSPYLPPPRYPPPSTSLHALTGKQMWFGPGGGECCCSGLVLPQFTDEETEAPAKGGVGASGPVSDQHLLRGLWTRIRSASPPPRRPWYSWRPPLRTRPAGGGRSGGSWMHAEASAASAWVAIWNSGASSRSSWASPCTRSWPSSCWTGPEPVAPKGLQYLVLLSHAHSRECSLVPGLRGPGGQDGGLVWECSAGHTFSWGPSSGPKSPEEPNLTPLPSTDERSWCPEAKSGQEPAGLESNCDERAQEARMPRGAGPPPETFPSLGEDGEEEEEDEEEMLSDASPWTYSSSPDDSEPDVPKPPPSPVTHALKDGEIAPAPAAVPAPLASPSSSASSLGSGAPGPVEVRIQPELRGTPQADQQTEPLARKAAKRELLPCDFPGCGRIFSNRQYLNHHKKYQHIHQKSFSCPEPACGKSFNFKKHLKEHVKLHSDTRDYICEFCARSFRTSSNLVIHRRIHTGEKPLQCEICGFTCRQKASLNWHRRKHAETVAALRFPCEFCGKRFEKPDSVAAHRSKSHPALLLAPQELSGPVESCSSILASASLGASEGSRSTLAPQAPILLP
- the ZNF692 gene encoding zinc finger protein 692 isoform X1; translation: MLSPYLPPPRYPPPSTSLHALTGKQMWFGPGGGECCCSGLVLPQFTDEETEAPAKGGVGASGPVSDQHLLRGLWTRIRSASPPPRRPWYSWRPPLRTRPAGGGRSGGSWMHAEASAASAWVAIWNSGASSRSSWASPCTRSWPSSCWTGPEPVAPKGLQYLVLLSHAHSRECSLVPGLRGPGGQDGGLVWECSAGHTFSWGPSSGPKSPEEPNLTPLPSTDERSWCPEAKSGQEPAGLESNCDERAQEARMPRGAGPPPETFPSLGEDGEEEEEDEEEMLSDASPWTYSSSPDDSEPDVPKPPPSPVTHALKDGEIAPAPAAVPAPLASPSSSASSLGSGAPGPVEVRIQPELRGTPQADQQTEPLASPGSQAQSALASAWDEDTAQIGPKRIRKAAKRELLPCDFPGCGRIFSNRQYLNHHKKYQHIHQKSFSCPEPACGKSFNFKKHLKEHVKLHSDTRDYICEFCARSFRTSSNLVIHRRIHTGEKPLQCEICGFTCRQKASLNWHRRKHAETVAALRFPCEFCGKRFEKPDSVAAHRSKSHPALLLAPQELSGPVESCSSILASASLGASEGSRSTLAPQAPILLP
- the ZNF692 gene encoding zinc finger protein 692 isoform X7 — translated: MLSPYLPPPRYPPPSTSLHALTGKQMWFGPGGGECCCSGLVLPQFTDEETEAPAKGGVGASGPVSDQHLLRGLWTRIRSASPPPRRPWYSWRPPLRTRPAGGGRSGGSWMHAEASAASAWVAIWNSGASSRSSWASPCTRSWPSSCWTGPEPVAPKGLQYLVLLSHAHSRECSLVPGLRGPGGQDGGLVWECSAGHTFSWGPSSGPKSPEEPNLTPLPSTDERSWCPEAKSGQEPAGLESNCDERAQEARMPRGAGPPPETFPSLGEDGEEEEEDEEEMLSDASPWTYSSSPDEKAAKRELLPCDFPGCGRIFSNRQYLNHHKKYQHIHQKSFSCPEPACGKSFNFKKHLKEHVKLHSDTRDYICEFCARSFRTSSNLVIHRRIHTGEKPLQCEICGFTCRQKASLNWHRRKHAETVAALRFPCEFCGKRFEKPDSVAAHRSKSHPALLLAPQELSGPVESCSSILASASLGASEGSRSTLAPQAPILLP
- the ZNF692 gene encoding zinc finger protein 692 isoform X5, which produces MAASPADASRRRREKRRQLDARRSKCRIRLGGHMEQWCLLKEQLGFSLHSQLAKFLLDRYTSSGCVLCAGPEPVAPKGLQYLVLLSHAHSRECSLVPGLRGPGGQDGGLVWECSAGHTFSWGPSSGPKSPEEPNLTPLPSTDERSWCPEAKSGQEPAGLESNCDERAQEARMPRGAGPPPETFPSLGEDGEEEEEDEEEMLSDASPWTYSSSPDDSEPDVPKPPPSPVTHALKDGEIAPAPAAVPAPLASPSSSASSLGSGAPGPVEVRIQPELRGTPQADQQTEPLASPGSQAQSALASAWDEDTAQIGPKRIRKAAKRELLPCDFPGCGRIFSNRQYLNHHKKYQHIHQKSFSCPEPACGKSFNFKKHLKEHVKLHSDTRDYICEFCARSFRTSSNLVIHRRIHTGEKPLQCEICGFTCRQKASLNWHRRKHAETVAALRFPCEFCGKRFEKPDSVAAHRSKSHPALLLAPQELSGPVESCSSILASASLGASEGSRSTLAPQAPILLP
- the ZNF692 gene encoding zinc finger protein 692 isoform X6 — encoded protein: MAASPADASRRRREKRRQLDARRSKCRIRLGGHMEQWCLLKEQLGFSLHSQLAKFLLDRYTSSGCVLCAGPEPVAPKGLQYLVLLSHAHSRECSLVPGLRGPGGQDGGLVWECSAGHTFSWGPSSGPKSPEEPNLTPLPSTDERSWCPEAKSGQEPAGLESNCDERAQEARMPRGAGPPPETFPSLGEDGEEEEEDEEEMLSDASPWTYSSSPDDEPDVPKPPPSPVTHALKDGEIAPAPAAVPAPLASPSSSASSLGSGAPGPVEVRIQPELRGTPQADQQTEPLASPGSQAQSALASAWDEDTAQIGPKRIRKAAKRELLPCDFPGCGRIFSNRQYLNHHKKYQHIHQKSFSCPEPACGKSFNFKKHLKEHVKLHSDTRDYICEFCARSFRTSSNLVIHRRIHTGEKPLQCEICGFTCRQKASLNWHRRKHAETVAALRFPCEFCGKRFEKPDSVAAHRSKSHPALLLAPQELSGPVESCSSILASASLGASEGSRSTLAPQAPILLP
- the ZNF692 gene encoding zinc finger protein 692 isoform X4; translated protein: MHAEASAASAWVAIWNSGASSRSSWASPCTRSWPSSCWTGPEPVAPKGLQYLVLLSHAHSRECSLVPGLRGPGGQDGGLVWECSAGHTFSWGPSSGPKSPEEPNLTPLPSTDERSWCPEAKSGQEPAGLESNCDERAQEARMPRGAGPPPETFPSLGEDGEEEEEDEEEMLSDASPWTYSSSPDDSEPDVPKPPPSPVTHALKDGEIAPAPAAVPAPLASPSSSASSLGSGAPGPVEVRIQPELRGTPQADQQTEPLASPGSQAQSALASAWDEDTAQIGPKRIRKAAKRELLPCDFPGCGRIFSNRQYLNHHKKYQHIHQKSFSCPEPACGKSFNFKKHLKEHVKLHSDTRDYICEFCARSFRTSSNLVIHRRIHTGEKPLQCEICGFTCRQKASLNWHRRKHAETVAALRFPCEFCGKRFEKPDSVAAHRSKSHPALLLAPQELSGPVESCSSILASASLGASEGSRSTLAPQAPILLP